In the genome of Triticum urartu cultivar G1812 chromosome 5, Tu2.1, whole genome shotgun sequence, one region contains:
- the LOC125506925 gene encoding ATP-dependent RNA helicase mak-5-like — translation MTGNKDNPRGARRVPPFDQSHVPEKAIIEMYSMPNGEQEQDPEGEASGGDSGEWESDGGGDEESDDPSDEEEVESPPRRERRSKLDQERPSAREKAIAQAGQSSKRPRTSSPTPTEKAPKNPKVAEPKLRKALLKIKIDIPVASA, via the exons atgaccggaaacaaggacaaccccaggggagccaggagagttcctccatttGACCAGTCTCATGTACCAGAGAAG gccattattgaaatgtattcaatgcccaacggagaaCAGGAGCAGGACccggaaggagaggcgagcggcggcgacagtggcgagtGGGAGTCTGACGGTGGAGGGGACGAAGAAAGCGACGACCCGagtgacgaagaagaagtcgagtcgcctcctcgcagggagaggcggtccaaacttgaccaagaacggccgagcgctcgtgaaaaggcgattgctcaagctggtcagtcttcaaagcgtcctcggacCTCTTCGCCAACTCCGACTGAGAAAGCGCCAAAGAATCCCAAAGTGGCAGAGCCGAAGCTTCGGAAGGCGTTGctgaagattaagattgacatccccgtcgcttcCGCGTGA